The following coding sequences are from one Streptomyces sp. V3I7 window:
- the prcA gene encoding proteasome subunit alpha, translated as MSTPFYVSPQQAMADRAEYARKGIARGRSLVVLQYSDGIVFVGENPSRALHKFSEIYDRIGFAAAGKYNEYENLRIGGVRYADLRGYTYDRDDVTARGLANVYAQTLGTIFSSAAEKPYEVELVVAEVGETPEGDQIYRLPHDGSIVDEHGSVAVGGNAEQINSFLDQRHREGMTLAEALKLAVQALSRDANGSEREIPAERLEVAVLDRTRPQKRKFKRIVGRQLSRLLAGDGTAATEADTAEDDEGPEEK; from the coding sequence GTGTCGACGCCGTTCTACGTCTCACCTCAGCAGGCCATGGCCGACCGGGCGGAGTACGCCCGCAAGGGCATCGCGCGTGGCCGCAGCCTGGTCGTGCTGCAGTACTCCGACGGCATTGTGTTCGTCGGTGAGAACCCGTCCCGCGCGCTGCACAAGTTCAGCGAGATCTACGACCGGATCGGTTTCGCGGCCGCCGGCAAGTACAACGAGTACGAGAACCTGCGCATCGGCGGCGTGCGGTACGCGGATCTGCGCGGCTACACCTACGACCGCGACGACGTGACGGCCCGCGGTCTGGCCAACGTGTACGCCCAGACGCTGGGCACGATCTTCTCCAGCGCGGCCGAGAAGCCGTACGAGGTGGAGCTGGTCGTGGCGGAGGTCGGTGAGACGCCGGAGGGCGACCAGATCTACCGGCTGCCGCACGACGGGTCGATCGTGGATGAGCACGGCTCGGTCGCGGTGGGCGGCAACGCGGAGCAGATCAACAGCTTCCTGGACCAGCGGCACCGCGAAGGCATGACGCTGGCGGAGGCGCTGAAGCTGGCGGTGCAGGCGCTGTCCCGGGACGCGAACGGCAGTGAGCGGGAGATTCCCGCGGAGCGGCTCGAGGTCGCGGTGCTGGACCGCACGCGCCCGCAGAAGCGCAAGTTCAAGCGGATCGTGGGCCGCCAGCTGTCCCGTCTGCTGGCGGGCGACGGCACCGCGGCCACGGAGGCCGACACCGCCGAGGACGACGAGGGCCCGGAGGAGAAGTAA
- the prcB gene encoding proteasome subunit beta: MEANTHGTGRLPAAFLTPGSSSFMDFLAEQQPEMLPGKRQLPPTQGVIEAPHGTTIVAASFPGGVVLAGDRRATMGNVIAQRDIEKVFPADEYSAVGIAGTAGLAVEMVKLFQLELEHFEKVEGAQLSLEGKANRLSTMIRSNLGMAMQGLAVVPLFAGYDVGRDRGRIFSYDVTGGRSEEHGYAATGSGSVFARGSMKKLFRDDLSEDEATTLVVQALYDAADDDSATGGPDVARRIYPIVTVITEDGFRRLSEEESAEIARSVLERRLAQPDGPRAALL; this comes from the coding sequence GTGGAAGCCAACACTCATGGCACCGGGCGTCTACCAGCTGCCTTCCTGACGCCCGGGTCGTCCTCGTTCATGGACTTTCTTGCCGAGCAGCAGCCAGAGATGCTGCCCGGGAAGCGTCAGCTGCCGCCCACGCAAGGTGTGATCGAGGCGCCGCACGGCACCACGATCGTGGCCGCGAGCTTCCCCGGGGGCGTGGTGCTCGCCGGTGACCGGCGGGCGACGATGGGCAACGTCATCGCGCAGCGGGACATCGAGAAGGTCTTCCCGGCGGACGAGTACTCGGCCGTCGGCATCGCCGGCACCGCCGGTCTGGCCGTGGAGATGGTCAAGCTCTTCCAGCTGGAGCTGGAGCACTTCGAGAAGGTCGAGGGCGCCCAGCTGTCGCTGGAGGGCAAGGCCAACCGGCTGTCGACCATGATCCGTTCCAACCTGGGCATGGCCATGCAGGGCCTGGCCGTGGTCCCGCTCTTCGCGGGCTACGACGTCGGCCGCGACCGGGGCCGGATCTTCTCCTACGACGTCACCGGCGGCCGCTCCGAGGAGCACGGCTACGCCGCCACCGGCTCCGGTTCGGTCTTCGCGCGCGGTTCGATGAAGAAGCTGTTCCGGGACGACCTGTCCGAGGACGAGGCCACCACGCTGGTCGTCCAGGCCCTGTACGACGCGGCGGACGACGACTCGGCGACCGGCGGTCCCGACGTCGCGCGCCGGATCTATCCGATCGTCACCGTGATCACCGAGGACGGTTTCCGCCGGCTCAGCGAGGAGGAGTCGGCCGAGATCGCCCGCTCGGTGCTGGAGCGGCGCCTCGCGCAGCCCGACGGTCCGCGGGCGGCGCTGCTGTAA
- a CDS encoding MFS transporter, protein MAAGYLEILKARHAARLLTGTLVGRLPNATAAIALMLFVRAEGGTYALAGALAAVYGIANAAGQPVLGRLVDMYGQPRVQLPAAVLSALAMTVFAFSGTDPLPLAYAAVAVAGLFTPPLEGGLRALWPSVLRREDQVHTAYAMDAIAQEVMFTVGPLLVTLCVSLWSERAALLILQLLGVLGALSVVVSPPSRAWRSAPREAHWLGALRSPGLLVLLASFLFVGVALGSITVASVPYADSHGGGLVYGWLMAALGLGALVGGTVYGARQWSGAPERRLRALVGLLAVFYLPLPLMPGAVAMVLLTALSGVFLAPCIACAFVIVDRHAPKGTVTEAFSWLVTTFTVGTSAGAAVAGPVVEAGGALWGFAVPAVAGAVSLLVLLGTGRVLAAPAAGAVVAASSENDPNRAVEPRFSSGDRA, encoded by the coding sequence ATGGCCGCGGGGTACCTGGAGATCCTCAAGGCGAGACACGCGGCACGGTTGCTCACGGGCACGCTGGTGGGCCGGCTGCCGAACGCCACGGCCGCGATCGCGCTGATGCTCTTCGTCCGCGCCGAGGGCGGCACGTACGCCCTGGCCGGCGCGCTCGCCGCGGTGTACGGCATCGCCAACGCCGCCGGACAGCCCGTGCTCGGACGCCTGGTGGACATGTACGGGCAGCCGCGGGTGCAGCTGCCCGCCGCGGTCCTCTCGGCGCTCGCGATGACCGTCTTCGCCTTCTCGGGCACCGACCCGCTGCCGCTCGCGTACGCCGCCGTCGCGGTCGCGGGGCTGTTCACGCCGCCGCTGGAGGGCGGCCTGCGGGCGCTGTGGCCCTCGGTGCTGCGCCGCGAGGACCAGGTGCACACGGCGTACGCCATGGACGCGATCGCGCAGGAGGTGATGTTCACCGTCGGCCCGCTGCTGGTGACCCTGTGCGTGTCGCTGTGGTCGGAGCGGGCCGCACTGCTGATCCTCCAGCTCCTCGGCGTGCTGGGGGCGCTCTCCGTGGTGGTCTCGCCGCCCTCGCGCGCCTGGCGCTCGGCGCCGCGCGAGGCGCACTGGCTGGGCGCCCTGAGGTCGCCGGGCCTGCTGGTGCTGCTCGCCTCGTTCCTGTTCGTGGGCGTCGCGCTCGGCTCCATCACCGTCGCCTCGGTGCCCTACGCCGACAGTCACGGCGGGGGCCTGGTGTACGGCTGGCTGATGGCGGCGCTGGGCCTCGGCGCGCTGGTGGGCGGCACCGTCTACGGGGCGCGGCAGTGGAGCGGCGCACCGGAGCGGCGGCTGCGGGCGCTGGTGGGGCTGCTGGCGGTGTTCTACCTGCCCCTGCCGCTGATGCCGGGTGCGGTGGCGATGGTGCTGCTCACGGCGTTGTCGGGGGTGTTCCTGGCGCCGTGCATCGCCTGCGCGTTCGTGATCGTGGACCGGCACGCGCCGAAGGGCACGGTCACCGAGGCGTTCTCCTGGCTGGTGACGACGTTCACCGTGGGCACGTCGGCCGGCGCGGCCGTCGCGGGCCCGGTCGTCGAGGCGGGCGGTGCCCTGTGGGGCTTCGCCGTGCCGGCCGTCGCGGGGGCCGTCTCGCTGCTGGTGCTACTGGGCACCGGACGGGTCCTCGCAGCTCCCGCCGCGGGCGCGGTCGTTGCGGCTTCATCGGAAAATGATCCAAATCGTGCTGTCGAACCCCGTTTCAGCTCAGGGGATCGGGCGTAA
- a CDS encoding ubiquitin-like protein Pup: MATKDTGGGQQKATRSTEEVEEQAQDAQASDELKERHEKLSDDVDDVLDEIDDVLESNAEDFVRSFVQKGGQ; encoded by the coding sequence ATGGCGACCAAGGACACCGGCGGCGGCCAGCAGAAGGCGACGCGCTCCACCGAGGAGGTCGAGGAGCAGGCGCAGGACGCACAGGCTTCGGACGAACTCAAGGAGCGTCACGAGAAGCTGAGCGACGATGTGGACGACGTCCTCGACGAGATCGACGACGTCCTCGAGTCCAACGCCGAGGATTTCGTTCGTTCCTTTGTTCAAAAGGGCGGCCAGTAG
- a CDS encoding LacI family DNA-binding transcriptional regulator — MARSTTRPTSRDVAQAAGVSQAAVSLVLGDKWRGRVAETTAQRVRQAAQDLGYRPNLAARNLRLGHTRTVLLVVPALTTEFFAGVYTGAARVAGRHGFGVVLYPSPAGVGPARSPFGSAQAALDGVIASSMAADALTAIRGDQLPLVMLDSDPAGSLGAATVNLDIADGVRQVAGHLFGLGHRRFLHLAADVASWTFEVRARELAQRVGAVPGTDLSTVRAPISIDGARAATEAALAAPGPRPTAVVCDDDKLAAGAYKALRRLGLRVPDDISVTGLDDLALATAIDPELTTVRLDAELFGERGMEALLAVLEGREPEGGDIPVELVVRGSTAPPRRL, encoded by the coding sequence GTGGCACGCAGCACCACGCGCCCGACGAGCCGTGACGTCGCCCAGGCCGCCGGGGTCTCCCAGGCGGCCGTCTCCCTCGTCCTCGGCGACAAGTGGCGCGGCCGCGTCGCCGAGACCACCGCCCAGCGCGTCCGGCAGGCCGCCCAGGACCTCGGCTACCGGCCCAACCTGGCCGCCCGCAACCTGCGCCTCGGCCACACCCGCACCGTCCTGCTCGTCGTCCCCGCCCTCACCACCGAGTTCTTCGCCGGCGTCTACACCGGCGCGGCCCGCGTCGCCGGCCGGCACGGCTTCGGCGTGGTCCTCTACCCCTCCCCCGCGGGCGTCGGCCCCGCCCGCAGCCCCTTCGGCTCCGCCCAGGCCGCCCTCGACGGCGTCATCGCCTCCTCCATGGCCGCCGACGCCCTCACCGCCATCCGCGGCGACCAGCTCCCCCTGGTCATGCTCGACAGCGACCCCGCCGGCAGCCTGGGCGCGGCCACGGTGAACCTCGACATCGCCGACGGTGTCCGCCAGGTCGCCGGCCATCTGTTCGGGCTCGGCCACCGCCGCTTCCTGCATCTCGCCGCCGACGTCGCCTCGTGGACCTTCGAGGTACGCGCGCGTGAGCTCGCGCAGCGCGTGGGCGCCGTCCCCGGCACGGACCTGAGCACCGTCCGCGCCCCCATCTCCATCGACGGCGCCCGGGCCGCCACGGAGGCCGCGCTCGCCGCGCCCGGCCCCCGGCCCACCGCCGTCGTCTGTGACGACGACAAGCTGGCCGCGGGCGCCTACAAGGCGCTGCGCCGCCTCGGCCTGCGCGTCCCCGACGACATCTCGGTCACCGGCCTCGACGACCTCGCCCTCGCCACCGCCATCGATCCCGAGCTGACGACCGTGCGTCTGGACGCCGAGCTGTTCGGCGAGCGCGGCATGGAGGCGCTCCTCGCGGTCCTGGAGGGCCGTGAGCCCGAGGGCGGCGACATCCCGGTCGAACTGGTCGTACGGGGCTCGACGGCGCCGCCACGGCGGCTCTGA